The following is a genomic window from Oncorhynchus gorbuscha isolate QuinsamMale2020 ecotype Even-year unplaced genomic scaffold, OgorEven_v1.0 Un_scaffold_7500, whole genome shotgun sequence.
tttctggggctgagagGGTTTCAAATTGGTACATTATTTTAGCCAAAAAACAAAATTGGTAAATCCAGCGGCTAGGTGTGTTTCGGGCCAAATCGGGCCGCCTGTGTTACATTATTTTAGCctgaaaaacaaaatactgcccCTACACTCAACAAATCGGGCCGCCTTAAATCCTTGAGCGGGCCGCCTGAGTGTGTTATCGGGCCGCCTGAGAGTGTTATCGGGCCGCCTGAGGGTGTATCGGGCCGCTGAGGGTGTTATCGGGCCGCCTGAGGGTGTTATCGGGCCGCCTGAGGGTGTTCGGGCCGCCTCGGGCCGCCACAAGGGTGTTATCGGGCCGCCTGAGGGTGTTATCGGGCCGCCTGATCGGGGGTGTTATCGGGCCGCCTGAGGGTGTTATCGGGCCGCTGAGGGTGTTATCGGGCCGCCTGAGTGTGTTATCGGGCCGCCTGAGGGTGTTATCGGGCCGCCTGAGAGTGTTATCGGCCGCCTGAGAGTGTTATCGGGCCGCCTGATCGGGCCGCCTGAGAGTGTTATCGGGCCGCCTGAGAGTGTTATCGGGCCGCCTGTTTGTGTTATCGGGCCGCCTGAGTGTGTTATCGGGCCGCCTGAGTGTGTTATCGGGCCGCCTGAGTGTGTTATCGGGCCGCCTGAGTGTGTTATCGGGCCGCCTGAGTGTGTTATCGGGCCGCCTGATCGGGCCGCCTGAGTGTTATCGGCCGCTCTGAGTGTTATCGGGCCGCCTGAGTGTGACCTGTGGTGCCCTGGCTGTGTTTGTTTTGGTGCCCTTGGTTAGTTTGTTGACCTTTTTAAAACAAGGGTTTCTGGGTAAACCCAGAAGGATTTAGAATGAAACTGTTTTGTATTAGTAGACCTTCCTTTGTGTTGTCCCAGAGAGGATTTACTCCGCCCGAGAATCACTCCACGTGACATAAGCAGACCGAGTGGGGatttttttgtatggaggtctatGAGAAAGTGTTGAATTATctgaggcttatttgatcgaatagaatGTTTAGGCTGTTACAAATGTACTGATACAAGTGGATGCACGTGGCATTCCGTCGTCTTACTTCTGCCTTTTGTTCACATGCGTGTCTGcactctcattggctagaatggtcctaCCTGATCTCGCCTTTTCCGCCTGCCTTTCATCTTTGAGGACatatatttccattgttagagcggtctctcgactatcttgtcaatatattGTCCTCCCCGTCCAGTCTTCTGAAGAGTCCTCGTCCAGATCTCCAGATCCACAGTGACTTGTTGTGGTGCTCTAGTTAACTTTTTAGTCAACCTGTTAGTTAACCTGTTAGTTAACCTGTTTGTTAACCTGTGCCCTCTCTCCGCTGTTAACCCTGTTGTCCCTGTGTCCTCTCCCCTCTAGTCTCCAGGAGCTGAAGAGTCCTCGTCTAGAGCTCCAGATCTACAGTGATATTCCCTTCCAGATGCTGGATAACAACAGCGACCTGGGCTCAGAGAAGATCAGCCACAACCCCTGGAGCCTCCGCTGTCACAGGCAACAGCTCAGCCGCATGAGATCAGAGTCCAAGGACAGGAAGCTCTACAGTATCCCTTTTCTCAGGTTGTTTTACCAACACGATAAGACAGGAGTCAGGAGTACTGCTGGAAGCTCGGTAGAATCACATACAGTCCTAATGGGTGAATGTGGATACAGGATACACTATCATTCTAGGGATCACCATCGAACTTCATGATGAGGAGTCTTGAAACTGACTGACCGAGTCAACCAATGAGGGAAAACATCAGTCTTCCGTGTACACAACCAGATAAATCGAAAAGGCCAAAAGGTATATTAACAGAGGGGAaaggtcaatcaccaccttccggagacacctgaaaccccacctctttaaggaatacctaggataggataagtaatccttctcaccccctttaagatttagatgcactattgtaaagtgactgtggatgtcataaggtgaatgcaccaatttgtaagtcgctgtggataagagcgtctgctaaatgacttaaatgtaaatgttaaatgggaaagagttgACCACGTTAAGTTATGAAACACTATCCATGATGAGGGACTGTTTCCCCTCATTGATTTAGTTATTTCAGTTCTCCAGTCACACGTAACCTAACCCGATGTAGAGGGAAGGTGACCGGAGCAACATAAACACCCTCAGATAGACATCGGTCAAGGTTAGTGTCACAACACTGCCATCATAACATGCACAACATGAACAACAGAGACCCCCCGAATGCTCTGAGGCTCTGACCTGTGGGGGGAAAAAGAGGCAACGCTCCCGTCCCAAACGGAACCCTCCCTGTCTAGTGCACGACTTCAGATCTCTGGTCAAaaaaaagtagtgccctatatatatatatatatatttatttttttaacctttatttaactaggcaagtcagttaagaacaaattcttattttcaatgacggcctgggaacagtgggttaactgcctggtcaggggcagaacgacagattttgtaccttgtcagctcagggatttgaacttgcaacctttcggttacgagtccaacgctctaaccactaggctacgctgccgctgtGTCGCCGACTCGTTTCAGGAGCCAAGGCGTATGTCGCACGTCATTACTTCCCTGGAAAGGCATTTCAACGTTAACATTTatcatcaaaatgtgtttttgtcagAAATGTCTTCTAGAACATGTTAagtttcatgtgccttaataatgAACTCGTATTCCATCTGtaaaaagtcagcaaccttccccgctagccatgattggctgagataatgagtgggctggacatgcagagagatgagtttggattggtctgccatgtatcattgcttctgtctataacgtgaGCTGTTCAGTATGTGTTGACAGTCCTTGTCTAACCGCGCCATTTCTAAAAGATATAACGTTAGCCATCGAGAACTACATACGTTTTGCTACTTTTATCAACATTTACGCCCCGAATGTAGCAGGCGCTATCGACAAAAGATCAGTTGGAAAAACAGGTCCTGTCCTTTACTGTCAACGTAGTGCCAGGTTCTCCCCTTTACTGTCAAAGTAGTGCCAGGTTCTCCCCTTTACTGTCAAAGTAGTGCCAGGTTCTCCCCTTTACTGTCAAAGTAGTGCCATGTTCTCCCCTTTACTGTCAAAGTAGTGCCATGTTCTCCCCTTTACTGTCAAAGTAGTGCCATGTTCTCCCCTTTACTGTCAAAGTAGTGTCAGGTTCTGTCCTTTACTGTCAAAGTGTCAGGTTCTGTCCTTTACTGTCAACGTAGTGCCAGGTTCTCCCCCGACCGTATCAAGACAGACCACAGGAACCAAATATTATCAGAAGAAATGTTGTACTGCACATTCTCAGTGTTGGGAATGGAATGTGTGTCTGACTtgtgtctggtctaaagtagtgcacagtagggaatagggtgccattttggccACAACCTTAGTCTCTGTCTCCAGTGGCCTAGGAGTGGGTGGTTGAGGCGTTTAGATCAAGTTCACTGTGTACCTGACAGTCTATCTctactgcatcccaaatgggacccaATTTCCCAATggttcctggtcaaaagtagtgcaccctattctctattggtcctggtctaaagtagtgcaccctattccctattggccttggtctaaagtagtgcaccctattccctattggccctggtcaaaagtagtgcaccctattccctattggccctggtctaaagtagtgcaccctattccctattggccctggtctaaagtagtgtaccctattccctattggccctggtctaaattaccctattccctattggccctggtctaaagtagtgcaccctattccctattggccctggtctaaagtagtgcaccctattccctattggccctggtctaaagtagtgtaccctattcctattggccctggtctaaagtagtgcaccctattccctattggccctggtctaaagtagtgcaccctattccctattggccctggtctaaagtagtgtaccctattccctattccctggtctaaagtagtgcaccctattcctattggccctggtctaaagtggtgtaccctattccctattggccctggtctaatgtagtgcaccctattccctattggccctggtctaaagtagtgtacctaTTCCTATTggccccggtctaaagtagtgcaccctattccctattggccctggtctaaagtagtgcaccctattccctattggccctggtctaaagtagtgcaccctattcctattggccctggtctaagtagtgtaccctattccctattggccctggtctaaagtagtgcaccctattccctattggccctggtctaaagtagtgtaccctattccctattggccctggtctaaagtagtgcaccctattccctattggccctggtctaaagtagtgtaccctattccctattggccctggtctaaagtagtgcaccctattccctattggccctggtctaaagtagtgcactatgagagAGGGTGCCATTGCTGACTGTCTTTTTACTTTGTTTAAAGAAAGAAGAGGAGCAGGCGACCGGATACATTGCAGTAAACCTTTTTTCTAATTTGTTTGAAATGCTTAATAGACATGAGCCCCTCCCATGTTAAAGGAAAACACCGTCCCTCAGTCTGACACGTACAGCTGCAACGCAAGTAGAAACTACAGGGCAAGTTACAGGGCAAGTAGCAACTACAGGGCAAGTAGCAACTACAGGGCAAGTAGAAACTACAGGGCAAGTAGAAACTATGGGGCAAGTAGAAACTACAGACGTCAAGGGCAGATTACAATTTCCACTGTGCTCACACATTCCTGCTCAGCGTTCTGCCCAGTGAGAGGAAAATTGGACATTTTACTGTGACTTGACTCCTACACTTGGGTTCAAAGCTAAGATTATCAACTAATAATAATTAAATCTTCAATTGACATAATATAActtaaaagtatgcattaataTACTTGGAAAAAAATAGAATGTAGACAAACAGTGCACTTCTCTAGCTTTCAAAATAAGTACATTAAAATGGCTGCATTGTGTCTTCAAAACAGTgcccc
Proteins encoded in this region:
- the LOC124029746 gene encoding inositol hexakisphosphate kinase 1-like gives rise to the protein MAYPYVESEGLDLWTYRKRTNPEENRQRWPPPAPPPRSGMELATTRGDSTELHRASSGDREWCVSTSEIKEERLPHESDSTENLQELKSPRLELQIYSDIPFQMLDNNSDLGSEKISHNPWSLRCHRQQLSRMRSESKDRKLYSIPFLRLFYQHDKTGVRSTAGSSVESHTVLMGECGYRIHYHSRDHHRTS